In Castanea sativa cultivar Marrone di Chiusa Pesio chromosome 6, ASM4071231v1, a single window of DNA contains:
- the LOC142640948 gene encoding uncharacterized protein LOC142640948 isoform X2, which produces MGRRKTNLRTHSKSLTLERASSQDVDEVGDQETHEASTQDVQPAVRVTRGASKYLDVWDLPDDEEIELSLNSLHQPVDDGARTFTGFLGTIARKPHMCPIRYLNWKNMPEEFKEECWRVVERKYSVPVNPIAYAALKAFTLQKIGKAWRDHKSRMKKRHYIPHSRNKTRVKNNPPKGCIPQDWDILVDHWYTDEVILSEKNKDRRSKQDELHTAGSCSYAVHAAKKEKTDGQPVERAVLYQVLHTRKDGTAVNPVVKAKMDKMKELLEISSNQLQSSDTSGSIAWSPDDVFAKVMGKERKGRVRGVGFGPSPSARCSKSVLTDIEIHSSQARDNEVAQLKASLATMEEKLAGFDEMKQKLSQFEEMEQRMEQRVEQRMEQRMARMFQQISPQCNQDVPLAEHSPSLPKSSAASYQPSSI; this is translated from the exons ATGGGAAGGCGAAAGACAAATCTACGCACGCATTCTAAGAGTTTAACATTGGAAAGAGCTTCTTCACAAGATGTGGATGAAGTGGGGGACCAAGAAACGCACGAAGCTTCTACACAAG ATGTGCAACCAGCTGTACGTGTCACTCGCGGGGCAAGCAAGTACTTGGATGTTTGGGATCTTCCTGATGACGAAGAAATTGAGTTGTCACTAAATAGTTTGCATCAGCCGGTTGATGATGGGGCGAGGACTTTCACTGGTTTCTTGGGTACAATTGCGCGGAAACCACACATGTGCCCGATTAGATATCTTAATTGGAAGAACATGCCAGAAGAATTTAAAGAAGAGTGTTGGCGTGTTGTAGAG CGTAAATACAGTGTCCCTGTTAATCCTATTGCATATGCGGCTCTGAAGGCATTTACCTTGCAAAAAATTGGGAAGGCTTGGAGGGATCATAAGTCTAGGATGAAGAAACGACATTATATACCTCattcaagaaacaaaacacGGGTAAAGAACAACCCACCCAAGGGATGCATACCACAAGATTGGGATATACTTGTCGATCATTGGTATACTGATGAAGTG ATATTGTCAGAGAAGAATAAGGACCGTCGCTCTAAACAGGATGAGTTACATACTGCTGGCTCTTGTAGCTATGCTGTGCATGCTGCAAAAAAG GAAAAAACGGATGGACAACCTGTAGAGCGTGCAGTATTATATCAAGTATTACATACTCGTAAAGATGGAACTGCGGTTAACCCTGTAGTGAAAGCCAAAATG GACAAAATGAAGGAATTGTTGGAGATATCTTCAAATCAATTGCAGTCATCTGACACGAGTGGTAGTATTGCATGGTCACCAGATGATGTCTTTGCCAAAGTGATGGGTAAGGAGCGTAAAGGTCGTGTTCGTGGGGTGGGATTTGGTCCAAGCCCAAGTGCTCGGTGTAGCAAGAGCGTTCTCACGGACATTGAAATACACTCAAGTCAAGCAAGGGACAATGAAGTTGCACAACTGAAGGCTTCCTTGGCTACTATGGAGGAGAAACTAGCGGGTTTTGATGAAATGAAGCAAAAACTTAGTCAATTCGAAGAAATGGAGCAAAGAATGGAGCAAAGAGTGGAGCAAAGAATGGAGCAAAGAATGGCTCGCATGTTTCAACAAATTTCTCCTCAATGCAATCAG GATGTTCCTTTGGCCGAACATTCTCCAAGTCTGCCAAAATCGTCAGCCGCATCCTATCAACCAAGCAGCATATAA